Part of the Aptenodytes patagonicus chromosome 2, bAptPat1.pri.cur, whole genome shotgun sequence genome, CCTTATCTGTCTTTGGAAATTATTCATGTAGGGAACGTGTATGTTTACAAGGCTAGGCAGGAACTAACCAACAGTTCAGAGGATGTTAGTCATCCTGAATGACTGGATTTCGTCAGATAGTACCTAGCTGCCCCCAGCACGTCACCCTTAACCCCTCTGTTCTTCCACTCCTCATTTGTGAAACACTGATAATAAAAAGCACATCACAATGCTCCGAGGATAAACATGTTAGGGACAGCGAGAGTCTTCTCGGGATAACGGAAGCCCAATATGTGAAGACAGAAAGTGCTCTGACAACTTAATATGAGTTTCGTAAGATCATATGCAAAATACACTTCTGTGACTTCCTGAAGGAACGGTGCTGCTACACCTTTACCTTTTGCCGTCATCTTCATTTACAGGTTGTTCTGTTTCAAACAGGTTTAGATCATTTGGGATTCTGAAAGCCTCCTTTGCGTTGCCATTATCACCTTTCTgactgttctgcttttccttcttcctctccattAGATTTTGCAGCCGCCTTTGCTGTTGTTCTTGATAAGCCTTaaactggcttttaaaatgttcattccCTTCTATGTCTGACTCCATTGTTTACTAAAAGcataacaagaagaaaataaaaagggacaGAGAGCAGAGATCAACATCGCTTTGAAAAACATCCTCTTCTAGCAGCTGCTTCGCAGTTTTTTCTCACTGACCTCTGCACGGtctccctgccacctcctcccctcaGCCACTGTGCTCTTCAGCCCCTCGCTGAAGGCCTTGCTTCAAGGGCCTTTTTCCATAAACGGCTTTCAAACAGTCTTCAGAAAAGTTTGTGGGTCTTCTTCACCGTAGCAttcaaaaagcaatgttttaaaatgttttttaaatggatctgtttaaataaatatttttacagaagagCAAGTTGGGGTCAAATCCAAGCGAATGTGGCAACCACATTATACTGACTAAAGGGAACACAGACTGTTTGCGACCCAGGTCCATCCAGCCTTCCCTCCCGTGTCTCAAAGAAAGGTGCAGATCCCCCCATTTTTGGGTTAATGTGGGACTGACAGAGGAAGAAAGATCTCTGTTTATCCTAACGCTCCCTTTGGGCACTAGACACCAAGAGCGTGGCTTACGTCTTTCCCCCAAATTTCTAAGCATTAGGTGACAACATTAAAGTGATAATATTGCTACCCATTTAAAAGTCTAGAGCTTTACTTAGTATGACTAAAGATGATCAGTTTTCCGTGTATTCCAGCCCCCTCTCCTTCTGTTTGACATTTGCTGTCAGCAAAAAAATCCAGCGGACCTTTGGTCTAGCAAAAGCAACCAGTAAAAACTTTCAAAGGCGCACCCTCCACTGAGTAATTAACGCAGGCCCTTTCTCACACTAAGGCAGCAATCATCCTGATAAAGTGCCAAAACACAGGCCATGTCCCTGTATGTACCGTATGGGCAGAGACGCATTGCGAGCAGCTTTACCTCTGCGCCTGCCTCCGGCTGTGGACAAGGTGTATTAAGGATTGACAAGTGCAAAGAGCGGGGTCCGGTGCCTCCGCGCAGCCCCAGGCCGCGCGGGTAGGAGTGATGGCCTGGGGGCAACCTTTAGCCCTCCAGCCTACCTGGGTACCGACCCCACACCTGGCGCAGAGGGATCTGCCGCAGAGCTGCTGCGTGGGGAGAGGGGGTTCCCTCTCTTCCCCGCCCAACGCCCGCCTTGTCCCGCGGCCTGACAGGGCCTGACAGAGCCGCGCTGCCTCCCCCACCCTCCAGCCTACCGCAACCGCCTCCCCGGCCCCGAGAGCAGCGGGAGGGTCCCCCCGGCCGCCCTCTCCCGCCGGCTGCCCGCCtcggcagggcagggccgggcccggccgctccggctccggctccggctccggctcccgcTCCCGACCCGGCCGCGGCCCCACGCGGTTCCCATAGCAACGGcgccccggccggccgcggcgccaagggcaggggaagggcagggccGCGCATGCGCCGAGCACGGGACGTCGCCGCCGGAGGGGCGGGGCTCGCCGCCTTCGCCTCAGCCCGGCCGCCATGACAGCTGCCCTCAGGCGCCCGCTCGCCGCTGGCGGCTCCCGGCCGCAGGGCCTCCGCTTCCCGCAGAGAGCCCGTCCCCTCGGGATTACGGCGGCGGCGGGAAGGGAGCCGCTCCTTATCCCGCCccgtgctggggaggaggagggcagttaCAGGAAAAGGCCTCTGCGCCGCGGAGGGGCGTCTCCTCACGACCCCTCCCACCTCCACGCCGGTGAGGGAGACCTGTGAGAGCAAGCAGTCAAGGGCGGCAGGATTGTAAGGGCTGGGAGTGCCCTTCCCAGCAGCACTGCACCCGCTCAGGTGATTTTTATTCACGTATATAAGCTCACCCCATCCCTCTGCAGGAGGCTGCATGCGCAGGGAAGGCCCCCCCCCAACAAATTCATAGCCAAGCACTTGTTCTCTCCAGTGCTCACACATTTATTCATATTTCACCTCCCACTGCTCTGTACAATATGTCACAGAGGCGCAGTATGTACCTTGCAGTATTTATTACAAAGAGACATCATACTGTCACCATGGAATGTAAGCTAATAGGAGAAAATGAGGTTTTTACAAATTGGCATTAtcaacacatttatttttgtgactgCTGTTGGAGATACAAGGGGTTCGAGTGTAAAACAGCATTGGCAATTCACAGAGAAGGGTTTTAACACCTCGTCGAGGATGATGGGGGCTTTtcagatttaaatgttttaaatttctaTAGGGAATGATACTGCAGAAATCAGAGCTAAATCATACGctttaattaaaagcattagaACACCAAATCAAGGTTTAGTTTTcacaatatgtattttaaatgttacatttaaaTGTTATTCAGAAGAACACTGTAAATAAAGTTACAAAATATAGTAATCCAAGAGTCTGAAAATCTATAGTAAAAATAGGGAGCCTGTgtcttcattaaaaatgaataaatagaacATTTAAATAGCTGCAACATACCAAATACTTATCTCAtgccttaaataaaaaaaatagatgtttataTCTCTCTCAATATTTTAGAAGTCATTTAGTGCTACTGGAAGCTTCTAAATTACAAAGCTGGAGGCTGACAAATACACAGGGTAGAAAATGACAGCAAAGCATTCACGACACTACCTTACAGACGTGGCCTCCATTCTGCCTGAGGCCTTACAGAAACTAGTTCAGACTTTGTCATTTTGGGCAACGGCAGGAAAAAGAAGTCACCAATTTTAGGACTGAGTTGACAGTCGAGGGGAAGATAAAGGGACTGTATTATATCCCCTAAAAACTGGGATACGATAGCATCAATCAGAAAGAACCAGACCCTGATACCCACTCCCCCAGCGTGCAATCATTTAGGCTGCCAGCTTCAAGACAGTGTACCATACACAAAATAGATATAGGGCAATTCTCTAATACCAcgtattatttttttcctcaagaaccCCTCGATATGAGGTTTGTAGCTGCAGTACACAGGCCACCACCAGGACAGAGATTTCAGTTATCTTTCCATTACTCCTTGGGCTTCATCACGTACTCCCGAAACATTGAATACAGCACACCTACAAGACAGAAATACAAGCACAATTAGAAAGCTGGGTTAAATAGGAAATAATGGGTTTCAAAATCTGAACAATAAGTGTATTCTGAGCAACAGAAATAAcgtttcccttccctcttctgctgtctctttttttttttttaatagcagtgatGAACACTACAAAATTCTTCATATACAGAGAAAGTGGATAGGAAAATATACTGTATATGAAAATGCAGATCCCCAGCCAATTCTAGTTGGCTTTGCAGCCAAAGTCAAGCTTTTCTGTTGTACCTTCCGGGAATACAGTATAGACAGTGTTTCGTGGGATATACATTTACCCACGTACACAGCTGCAATACTTAGGTGAGACCTGGGATGTACAAACCAGTACATTCAGGGACACAATTCCAGTCCTGAAAATAATACCACAGGCTATGCAAGCTGACTCTCCAATGCATTGAATTCAGAAACAGCAACGTATTTACAAGGGAAAATATTAACATCAGatagtctttttttttagtttgcctCTAATTTCAACACCTGCAGAACCCCACGTATTTCCCACATCTAAAAGTAGTCAAAACCTCTACCCTCGAAGGTAGTGTGGTTTAATATTGAATATGTGTACTTAAACGCTACGTTACTCTAGAAAGCCTGAGCAAACGCCAGTAATGAGCATAAACATCCTGAAATACAATGGCCTAGAGACTTCCACCCCGAGGATATTTCATGCACCCTGTATTACCCACTAGGAGAAGAGATGCGAGAGGTTCTCCGTGGTTTGCCAGTGCTGAGGACAGCCTCCTGCTCGGTACGTACCACACGTTATCGCTCCCACGACGAAGCCCTGGGCTGCTACGCGCATGTGAATCAGGTGAAGCGACATTTTCATGTCACCTCTGTGCTTCAGTCTGTACAGCCCGTAGCCAACCACCATGGCGAAGCCAGCCATCCCTACAAGGCAAGGAAAGCACCCTTGGGAGTTGAGCTCCAAGTCATCGAGATGTGTGAAGTGACCCACCTAAACAAGGTATCTCGGGAATAATCACGTTTTGATCTAACCACTCTGGTTTTGTGTAGATGGCAAGTCCTGGCCTGTCTACTGTTTTCACTCGAGTGCCATCTCATTCAATGCACAAGTCGGTGCAGAGAACAGTGAGAGATTTCCACTAGTGTTAAAATGCAACAGCAGCAACGCAAGGGTCTAGAGCGCAAGTcctacgaggagcagctgagggaactggggttgtttagcctggagaaaaggaggctgaggggagacctcatcgctctctacaaccacctgacaggaggctgtagcgaggtgggtgtcggtctcttctcccaagtaacaagcgataggacgagaggaaatggcctcaagttgtgccggggaggtttagattggacatgaggaaaaaatttcttcaccgagagggttgtcaagcattggaccaggctgcccagggaagtggtggagtccccatccctggaggtatttaaaagacgcgtagatgtggtgcttagggacatggtttagtggtggacttggcagtgctgggttaacggttggacttgatgatcttaagggtcttttccaacctaaacaattctatggtTCTAAGGTGTCAAGAGTTTCTTGGATATCTTTCAGAAAGCCCACATGCTGCTTGCACCCTTTCCTGGAAGGAAGCTCACACCCAAGAACACCGCTCGGCTGCAGCTGGGACACTCGGCGTGTGGCTACACCCTGACGCACCCACCGGCCTGCTGAGGTTGCTATTTTGGGTGTTGTCACCTGGGTGTGGCCTGCTTTCACTGGGACAGGACAAGTTATATGTTACTTGTCCCGTGCTGTGGGGAGAGAGGTTCAGCAAGGTCTCTTTCACGGGGCTGGAGTTCACTTTTAGTCCTTCAACAGACCGAACACAGCCCTGGCTGTGCCAACTGCAACCTGATGCTCTCACAGAATATGATTATTTAGGATGATTATTTACATAGATCAAAGGAAGCTACCAAATTTTAAGTGCTGTGTATATTTTACTGCCGAGAGCCCAGACAGCTTGTCTCCCTGAAGAGGAGTGTCACCAATTCCACTTGTGAAGCTATAAACCCTTACTTCACTGGTGCACGATCCACGTGGTAGCTTCATTAAACACCAATTAAGAGTTTTACAGCCTTCAAACTAGCTCCGACACAGGTTGAAGGTAAGTTCTGCCAATCTGCTTGGGAGAACCCAAATTTGCGGAGTCTGCAGTGCACTCTAGCGAGCTGGAGAATAAAGTCCTGTGACCACAGAAACCAGTGACGGATATCTGTTGGCAAA contains:
- the HIGD1A gene encoding HIG1 domain family member 1A, mitochondrial — protein: MSSGQESVFPEYETDTSQTSKLLRKFKETPFVPIGMAGFAMVVGYGLYRLKHRGDMKMSLHLIHMRVAAQGFVVGAITCGVLYSMFREYVMKPKE